One region of Tistrella mobilis genomic DNA includes:
- a CDS encoding TetR/AcrR family transcriptional regulator — translation MAETSETAPPEKRRRAPTKRVKDRPLTEADWVEAAIDILVDENVRGIQLHKLCDRLGVTKGSFYWHFKKRSDLLAAMLNTWRSRMTLNVIRNVTKAGPAGIERLRRLLILPRRPKSQAFAAIETSIRDWARRVEMPRKAIWEVDQIRMSFFEQIFRDHGFDEAEARKRSYIAYCAMMGDSVLHKTLGDQVAEQDYIDKVMELLTAPAATTPDGATSSPSQP, via the coding sequence ATGGCCGAGACCAGCGAGACCGCCCCGCCCGAAAAGCGCCGCCGCGCCCCCACGAAGCGTGTCAAGGACCGGCCTTTGACCGAGGCCGACTGGGTGGAGGCCGCGATCGACATCCTGGTGGACGAGAACGTCCGCGGCATCCAGCTGCACAAGCTGTGCGACAGGCTGGGCGTCACCAAGGGCAGCTTCTACTGGCACTTCAAGAAGCGCAGCGACCTGCTGGCGGCGATGCTGAACACCTGGCGCAGCCGGATGACGCTGAACGTCATCCGCAACGTCACCAAGGCGGGCCCGGCCGGGATCGAACGCCTGCGCCGCCTGCTGATCCTGCCCCGCCGCCCGAAATCCCAGGCCTTCGCCGCGATCGAGACCAGCATCCGCGACTGGGCGCGGCGGGTGGAAATGCCGCGCAAGGCGATCTGGGAGGTGGACCAGATCCGCATGAGCTTTTTCGAGCAGATCTTTCGCGACCACGGTTTCGACGAGGCCGAGGCGCGCAAGCGGTCCTACATCGCCTATTGCGCGATGATGGGCGACAGCGTGCTGCACAAGACGCTGGGCGACCAGGTGGCGGAGCAGGACTATATCGACAAGGTGATGGAGCTGCTGACGGCCCCCGCGGCGACGACACCGGACGGCGCCACCAGCAGCCCATCTCAACCCTGA